From Mytilus edulis chromosome 9, xbMytEdul2.2, whole genome shotgun sequence, the proteins below share one genomic window:
- the LOC139490240 gene encoding uncharacterized protein, protein MSDQMAKSKVQTHQKNDDNCQYYRLDHWILHKWYSCYGGGKSFPSHQITGSYTNGAPATVEAAIKIQYDYDTKMIKLEQTDGTTIIQDFNKTQQYIISGKSCLKDKLPTDLQLQPPCVPSNATYRGRRTIGDDVTYDVDTWFIADTPWGNITVSVMAHDCTPVMQGTSTNENNVVSQTTVFYHNVQFPTLAATTFQVPQPCPGH, encoded by the exons ATgtctgatcaaatggcaaaatcaaaagttcaaacacatcaaaagaatgatgaCAACTGTCAGTATtaccgacttg ATCACTGGATCTTACACAAATGGTACTCCTGCTACGGTGGAGGTAAGTCATTTCCATCACATCAGATCACTGGATCTTACACAAATGGTGCTCCTGCTACTGTGGAG GCAGCAATAAAAATACAGTATGATTACGATACTAAGATGATAAAATTGGAGCAAACTGATGGAACAACTATCATTCAGGATTTTAATAAA ACACAGCAGTATATAATATCTGGAAAATCATGTCTTAAAGACAAATTACCTACAGACTTACAACTACAACCACCATGTGTACCAA GTAATGCTACATACAGAGGAAGAAGAACTATCGGTGATGACGTCACCTATGATGTTGACACGTGGTTTATTGCGGACACCCCATGGGGAAATATAACAGTGTCTGTGATGGCTCACGACTGCACACCAGTTATGCAAGGAACCAGCACCAATGAAAACAATG TTGTGTCACAAACAACAGTATTTTACCACAACGTACAATTTCCAACTCTAGCCGCCACTACATTCCAAGTACCACAACCTTGTCCTGGGCATTGA
- the LOC139489303 gene encoding BUB3-interacting and GLEBS motif-containing protein ZNF207-like, translating into MGRKKKKQLKPWCWYCNREFDDEKILIQHQKAKHFKCHICHKKLYTGPGLSIHCMQVHKEKIDKVPNALPGRQNTEIEIYGMEGIPEEDLQQHEKQKLDHPAKRLKDDSDDDDSNSGFPTTSTSNNMPPMPPVPMPPFGMPGPGMPPMPPGPMGPGPMMGHMGPMGHHMGGPMPPMGMGPMGMPPRHHPGMPMPPRPPPFMHGGPPPGPMMGGPSMPMSAPSKPLFPSAVQTSTAPSSVSLSHSSNPVTSSGPLFKTAPATSSAPPKPTFPSAAAVSASPPSSATITGAPQIKKPESSSGLTSKLMHPDEDISLEEKRASMPRYQSMMNPGKQQQPQGMMGMSSNNMYNQGGYGPPPGGNRRY; encoded by the exons ATGGGACGAAAGAAAAAGAAGCAATTAAAACCTTGGTGTTG GTATTGTAACAGAGAGTTTGATGATGAGAAGATACTTATACAGCACCAGAAAGCAAAGCATTTCAAGTGTCATATTTGTCATAAAAAGTTATACACAGGACCTGGTCTTTCCATTCATTGTATGCAG gTACATAAAGAAAAAATAGATAAAGTTCCCAATGCATTACCAGGAAGACAGAATACAGAGATAGAAATATATGGTATGGAAGGAATACCAGAGGAAGATCTTCAACAACATGAGAAGCAAAAATTAG ACCATCCAGCTAAAAGGTTAAAAGATGACAGTGATGATGATGACAGCAATAGTGGCTTTCCTACAACTAGTACTAGTAATAACATGCCACCGATGCCACCTGTACCTATGCCACCATTTGGTATGCCAGGGCCAGGAATGCCTCCTATGCCACCTGGACCTATGGGTCCTGGACCAATGATGGGACATATGGGTCCAATGGGACACCACATGGGTGGACCAATGCCTCCAATGG GCATGGGACCAATGGG tatgccACCTAGACACCACCCAGGGATGCCAATGCCACCAAGGCCACCACCATTCATGCATGGAGGTCCACCACCAGGTCCAATGATGGGAGGACCAAGCATGCCAATGTCAGCTCCATCTAAACCATTATTCCCATCAGCTGTTCAG acATCAACTGCTCCATCATCAGTCTCATTATCACATTCATCCAATCCTGTAACATCATCTGGTCCCCTGTTCAAGACAGCACCAGCTACAAGCAGTGCTCCACCCAAGCCTACATTCCCATCAGCGGCAGCAGTTTCAGCCTCTCCACCCTCAAGTGCAACCATCACTGGAGCACCACAGATTAAAAAACCAGAATCTAGTTCAGGTTTGACCTCAAAACTAATGCATCCAGACGAAGATATATCTTTG GAAGAGAAAAGAGCAAGCATGCCCAGATATCAGAGTATGATGAATCCTGGGAAACAGCAACAGCCACAAG GAATGATGGGGATGTCTTCTAACAATATGTACAATCAAGGTGGCTACGGACCTCCACCTGGTGGCAATAGACGATACTAA